The Saprospiraceae bacterium genome includes a window with the following:
- a CDS encoding zinc-binding dehydrogenase produces MKALLCREHGLPETLKVEEVDSLKASPGKVIISVGACSINFPDTLIIRNLYQFKPELPFSPGGEVAGIIKETGEGVKHLKPGDRVFALCGWGGLAEEVEVEAKRVFPLLPGMDFITGASVMYNYGTSYHALKDRSKLQPGETLLVLGAGGGVGLAAVELGKLMGATVIAAASTDEKLMVCREKGADHVINYSTADIKDTIKTMTNGKGVDVVYDPVGDKYAEPAIRSMAWKGRYLVVGFAGGEIPKIPLNLALLKGCDIVGVFWGQFAEKEAGNNMENIRQLAGYFMQGKLKPHIHKTYQLNEASQAISDLMDRKVVGKAVVVMMDDEAKPHKIQNQQGTIPTEATEAVITEGKLVFKNIAELKTFKGKSLGISRQEISQKMIDEFAASTLDFQWIHVDADRAKKESPYGKTIAHGFNILSFSSHFMYEMFEVKSIKMGLNYGCNKVRFMSATPVGSRVQMKAILKEVEETAPNTAKLTIEATFVIDGQEKPVCVAEILSMLFE; encoded by the coding sequence ATGAAAGCACTATTATGTAGAGAACATGGTTTGCCTGAAACCCTGAAAGTTGAAGAAGTGGATTCCCTCAAAGCCTCTCCTGGTAAAGTGATTATTAGTGTAGGTGCGTGCAGTATCAATTTTCCGGATACACTGATCATCCGCAATCTGTACCAATTTAAACCGGAATTGCCTTTTTCGCCCGGAGGTGAAGTGGCGGGAATCATCAAAGAAACCGGCGAAGGAGTAAAACATCTGAAACCCGGTGATAGGGTCTTTGCCCTCTGTGGATGGGGTGGCCTAGCAGAAGAGGTAGAAGTGGAAGCAAAACGTGTATTTCCGCTCTTGCCGGGTATGGATTTTATCACAGGGGCATCAGTTATGTACAATTACGGAACATCTTATCACGCACTAAAAGACAGGTCAAAATTGCAACCCGGTGAGACATTGCTGGTATTGGGTGCCGGTGGAGGTGTAGGTCTGGCTGCTGTAGAACTTGGAAAATTGATGGGAGCAACTGTCATCGCTGCCGCATCCACAGATGAAAAGCTGATGGTGTGCAGAGAAAAAGGCGCGGATCATGTCATCAATTATTCTACTGCAGATATTAAAGATACCATCAAAACCATGACCAACGGCAAGGGTGTGGATGTAGTTTATGATCCAGTTGGAGATAAATATGCGGAACCCGCAATTAGGTCCATGGCCTGGAAGGGCAGGTATCTCGTCGTAGGATTTGCCGGAGGAGAGATACCCAAGATTCCACTCAATCTCGCTTTGCTCAAGGGATGCGATATTGTGGGTGTCTTTTGGGGACAGTTTGCCGAAAAAGAAGCCGGAAACAATATGGAAAATATCAGACAGTTGGCAGGATATTTTATGCAAGGCAAATTAAAGCCGCACATTCATAAAACCTATCAACTCAATGAGGCATCACAGGCTATTTCGGATCTGATGGACAGAAAAGTTGTAGGTAAGGCTGTTGTGGTCATGATGGATGATGAGGCAAAACCACATAAAATACAAAATCAGCAAGGTACAATACCTACAGAAGCTACCGAAGCAGTCATAACTGAAGGAAAATTGGTTTTTAAAAACATTGCCGAACTCAAGACCTTTAAAGGCAAATCATTAGGAATATCACGGCAGGAAATCAGCCAAAAAATGATTGATGAATTTGCTGCATCTACACTTGACTTTCAGTGGATTCACGTGGATGCTGATCGGGCAAAAAAAGAGTCTCCTTACGGCAAAACTATTGCACACGGGTTTAATATCCTTTCGTTTTCATCTCATTTTATGTATGAAATGTTTGAAGTCAAATCGATAAAAATGGGACTCAATTATGGTTGCAACAAAGTAAGGTTTATGTCGGCCACACCCGTGGGAAGCCGGGTACAGATGAAAGCTATTCTGAAAGAAGTAGAAGAAACCGCACCCAATACGGCCAAACTGACCATTGAAGCCACATTTGTAATCGATGGGCAAGAAAAACCAGTCTGTGTTGCAGAAATTCTAAGCATGCTTTTTGAATGA
- a CDS encoding glucosaminidase domain-containing protein: MFLGRVLVLCLCTGFLSFDFNPESAAEKYVEAYKELAIVEMYRTGIPASITLAQGLHESYYGTSKLATEANNHFGIKCKTYWTGRTYYHKDDDLNKKGQLIESCFRAYERDIDSYIDRSNFLAQTERYAMLFDYENTDYMAWAYGLKVCGYATDENYAQKLVEKIKKYNLDKFDTSEDPFKMLIRK, translated from the coding sequence ATGTTTTTAGGAAGAGTATTGGTATTGTGCCTGTGTACAGGTTTTTTATCTTTTGATTTTAATCCCGAATCTGCAGCTGAGAAATATGTAGAAGCTTACAAAGAGCTTGCCATCGTGGAGATGTATCGTACAGGCATACCTGCGAGTATCACTTTGGCACAGGGATTGCACGAATCTTATTACGGCACAAGCAAACTTGCTACTGAAGCCAATAATCATTTTGGCATAAAATGTAAAACCTACTGGACCGGCAGAACATATTATCACAAAGATGATGATTTAAATAAAAAAGGTCAGTTGATAGAATCATGTTTCAGGGCTTATGAGCGGGACATTGACTCATACATTGACAGATCCAATTTTTTGGCACAAACAGAAAGGTACGCTATGCTTTTTGATTATGAAAATACCGATTATATGGCATGGGCATACGGTCTGAAAGTCTGTGGATACGCTACTGATGAAAACTATGCGCAAAAATTGGTTGAGAAAATCAAAAAATATAATCTTGACAAATTTGATACATCTGAAGACCCATTCAAAATGTTGATCAGAAAGTGA
- a CDS encoding TetR/AcrR family transcriptional regulator, translating into MGLTERKEREKIELKNLILDAARKILLAQGQDGLSIRKIADEVEYSPATIYLYFPDKDAILHELMEMGFGVMNEYMMPSYAEKDPIKRIHSIGHAYIKFGLENKDWYELMFNSDKPMKHIEKCCEDWDQGMAMFAFLTQTCQEAISQLEIKDLESDILALHLWSSVHGLVNLSLTERLEIVQRNNSSELITKTLDAIILTVFRK; encoded by the coding sequence ATGGGTCTCACAGAAAGAAAAGAAAGAGAGAAAATAGAACTTAAAAATTTAATTCTGGATGCTGCGCGAAAAATTTTGTTGGCACAAGGTCAAGATGGTTTATCAATAAGAAAAATAGCAGATGAAGTTGAATATAGTCCGGCGACTATCTACCTCTATTTTCCAGATAAAGATGCTATTTTGCACGAATTGATGGAAATGGGTTTTGGTGTGATGAATGAATACATGATGCCATCATATGCAGAAAAAGATCCGATCAAAAGGATACATAGCATTGGCCATGCATATATCAAGTTTGGACTAGAAAATAAAGATTGGTACGAACTCATGTTCAACTCTGATAAGCCTATGAAACACATCGAAAAATGTTGTGAAGATTGGGACCAAGGTATGGCTATGTTTGCTTTTTTGACTCAAACATGTCAAGAAGCGATCAGTCAGTTGGAAATCAAGGATTTGGAATCAGATATTTTGGCTTTACATCTATGGAGTAGTGTTCACGGCTTAGTAAATTTATCCCTTACAGAAAGATTAGAAATAGTACAGAGAAATAATAGCTCTGAGTTGATAACCAAAACATTGGATGCAATCATCCTAACCGTATTTAGAAAATAA
- a CDS encoding TolC family protein — protein MSRHYIILLLIFGVNMAVAQDFLPIVNMAWENNHELKAKNFQLESATKSWLEAKAMYGPDVKFGIQYTLAAGGRSIAFPVGDLLNPVYSTLNQITQNNSFPQISNVNEQFLPNNFYDARFRVTQAIYYPDLAINKKLKMEMLEQKNLEIKAFKRLVSKQTMQAYIQYAMTQNAIDIYLSADTLLNEAKRTTQSMIKNGKALPTAMSRLENQSAELLSQKTEALSNQKNAENTLRFVLGINETGSIPSLDGFNRIPTLVLDNIADREELLQLKQATIMQSLAVQREEKHYLPKIGAQLDAGSQDFDFGWEPYALLGINVDMNIYDSKKHHHRKQAAKAEIMATEAMYLQAENQIKLQQNVAKENLNTAIKQANIFETRIKATQKIYDEVFAKYKEGTAGYIELVDAQTQYTQIKMQHLLAKNNAWIKWAEYIYATAIFPIQ, from the coding sequence ATGTCCAGACATTATATAATATTATTACTCATCTTTGGAGTAAATATGGCAGTAGCCCAAGACTTTTTGCCCATAGTAAATATGGCTTGGGAAAACAACCACGAGCTGAAGGCTAAAAATTTTCAGCTCGAAAGCGCTACCAAGTCCTGGCTAGAAGCCAAGGCAATGTACGGGCCAGATGTAAAATTTGGAATCCAATATACCCTAGCCGCAGGTGGTAGAAGTATTGCTTTTCCTGTAGGAGATTTGCTCAATCCGGTGTACAGTACACTCAATCAGATTACTCAAAATAATAGCTTCCCACAGATATCCAATGTCAATGAGCAATTTTTGCCCAATAATTTTTATGATGCCAGATTTAGAGTGACCCAAGCTATCTACTATCCAGATTTGGCCATCAACAAAAAACTAAAAATGGAAATGTTGGAACAAAAAAATCTGGAAATCAAAGCTTTCAAGCGTTTGGTTAGCAAACAAACTATGCAAGCTTATATCCAATATGCCATGACTCAAAACGCCATAGATATATACCTATCAGCGGACACACTTCTTAATGAAGCCAAACGCACTACTCAAAGTATGATCAAAAATGGCAAAGCTTTACCAACGGCAATGTCGCGATTAGAAAATCAATCAGCAGAACTTTTATCTCAAAAAACCGAAGCCCTATCCAATCAAAAAAATGCTGAAAATACACTCAGATTTGTTTTAGGTATAAATGAAACAGGTAGTATTCCTAGCTTGGATGGATTTAATCGTATTCCTACTTTAGTCTTGGATAATATTGCGGACAGAGAAGAACTTTTACAACTTAAACAAGCTACCATAATGCAATCTCTGGCAGTTCAAAGAGAAGAAAAACATTACTTACCCAAAATAGGTGCACAATTGGATGCAGGAAGTCAGGATTTTGATTTTGGATGGGAGCCTTATGCTTTACTCGGAATCAATGTGGATATGAACATATATGATAGTAAAAAGCATCACCATAGAAAACAAGCCGCTAAAGCTGAAATTATGGCCACTGAAGCCATGTATTTACAAGCCGAAAACCAAATAAAACTTCAACAAAATGTAGCCAAAGAAAATCTCAATACTGCGATCAAACAAGCCAATATCTTTGAAACCAGAATCAAGGCAACACAGAAAATTTATGATGAAGTATTTGCCAAATACAAAGAAGGAACCGCCGGATACATAGAGTTGGTAGATGCACAAACCCAATATACTCAAATAAAAATGCAACATCTTTTAGCTAAAAATAATGCCTGGATCAAGTGGGCAGAATATATTTATGCAACAGCCATTTTTCCTATTCAATAA
- a CDS encoding efflux RND transporter periplasmic adaptor subunit: MKILNISIAILGLCFFACKQDQNEPSPTPKKASNFVKIQNIDTITESDIIEVLGIVMSEAEGRPSFKTGGVIKKTYIKEGDIVSKGQLLATLEMQEINAQVQQAEEGLQKAIRDKNRVGNLYKDSVATLEQYQNVSTAYEVAKRTSEIANFNKQYSEVRAPISGKIIKQIMYSGEITGPGNPIYAILGIGKSDWVVQAGLTDRDWARVQKNDKVNIKLDAYPGQNFAGMVSKKSSVGGSASGTFDVEIKFVSQPANLAAGLITNLSITSGKKENFMVIPIEALIKSNGQSAYVFTAENGKAKQTKITIAKLLGDKVAVSSGLDGVTNVITTGAMYLEEGDPVEY, encoded by the coding sequence ATGAAAATATTAAATATCTCAATAGCTATTTTAGGTCTTTGTTTCTTTGCTTGTAAACAAGATCAAAATGAACCATCTCCAACACCCAAAAAGGCTTCAAACTTTGTAAAGATACAAAATATAGATACCATCACTGAGTCTGATATCATCGAAGTACTAGGTATCGTGATGAGTGAAGCAGAAGGTAGGCCTTCATTCAAAACTGGTGGTGTCATCAAGAAAACTTATATAAAAGAAGGAGATATCGTCTCCAAAGGCCAACTATTGGCCACTCTGGAAATGCAAGAAATCAATGCTCAAGTGCAACAAGCAGAAGAAGGACTACAAAAAGCAATTCGCGATAAAAATAGAGTGGGCAATCTTTATAAAGATAGTGTTGCTACATTAGAGCAGTATCAAAATGTATCTACGGCTTATGAAGTAGCCAAAAGAACTTCAGAAATTGCTAATTTCAACAAACAATACTCTGAAGTTAGAGCTCCGATCTCAGGAAAAATAATCAAACAAATCATGTATAGCGGTGAGATTACTGGTCCAGGCAATCCCATTTATGCTATACTTGGAATAGGGAAAAGTGACTGGGTCGTACAAGCAGGTCTTACAGATAGAGATTGGGCTAGAGTACAGAAAAATGATAAAGTCAATATTAAATTGGACGCATATCCTGGTCAAAATTTTGCAGGAATGGTTTCCAAAAAATCGTCTGTTGGTGGCAGTGCAAGTGGTACTTTTGATGTAGAAATCAAATTCGTAAGCCAACCTGCAAATCTAGCTGCCGGATTGATCACAAATCTGTCCATCACATCAGGAAAGAAGGAAAATTTTATGGTCATACCTATCGAAGCCTTGATAAAATCTAATGGTCAATCTGCATACGTTTTTACTGCCGAAAATGGTAAAGCCAAGCAAACCAAAATTACAATAGCTAAATTATTAGGTGATAAAGTGGCAGTATCTTCAGGTCTTGATGGCGTCACCAACGTGATCACCACTGGAGCTATGTATTTAGAAGAAGGAGATCCAGTAGAGTATTAA